The Anaerotignum faecicola region TTGCAGCCAGAATAATTTTGATGTAAGTCCTGCACTGTATTCCATTACTGCCCGCCATCCTTTGTTTCTTTTTCATAATGGATAATATCTCCGAAATCACAATCTAGTTTATCGCAAATCTTCTCAAGAATCTTCATGGAAACCAGCTCACCATTGGTCATTTTTGCCACGGTGCTACTACTGATTCCCACTTGGTTCATCATATCCACTTTCTTCATATTTTTATCAATTAATAGCTTCCACAATCCATTGTATGATACTGCCATATGTATTCCCTCTTCGATATACAAAACTTATGGTTTTCCTGTATTTTGAAAGTATAGTATTGATTTTCGTTCTTATACTCTCAATTTTTATTATTGTATCATACTACATGTTTTTCTTCAACGATAAGTGCAAATGATAGCTTCGACTTTGCGAATGATTTGTTTGATAATTCTAATGATAGCACAACCGCTTGCAATAGTTATGATTTATTATTATTATTGCAGAAAAATGTAACTTCCCTTTTCCTGTTCCGTCCAGTACAATCTAAGTGAACACAGCAGATTGATTAGAGGTGCGATTGAGAAGTCTGTTATTGCATGATATAATTATCCAAAGAGTTTCTATTAAAAAAGCCCTAAAATAAGCTGGAGGTTTTCAATGAGCGATGTAGATATTAGCATATTTCGTAATGATCGAAATTTGAAGCCTGTATTTTATAATGATAAGTGCGATAAGTATGACTATTTGAGTGCTGTTGGATGTGGCGCTATTGCAGGATTGGTTGATATTTTTCTTGTTGGCTCCCCCGCTGATAGCA contains the following coding sequences:
- a CDS encoding helix-turn-helix domain-containing protein → MAVSYNGLWKLLIDKNMKKVDMMNQVGISSSTVAKMTNGELVSMKILEKICDKLDCDFGDIIHYEKETKDGGQ